In Anopheles bellator chromosome 2, idAnoBellAS_SP24_06.2, whole genome shotgun sequence, the genomic stretch AGAGTAATGCGACTACATGCCGTTGTTCGGTTTAAACGCCGTTTAAATCGTCTGTTCGTGTACTTCGAATACGAATGCCAATTTGAATATTAGTTCGAATACGTTTCAAAGGAAAGTACTTCTTGGTGACGACGTTTGATCGGACTCCTTTctcattttccgtttctccTCCGTTCCAGACGATCGGCGTCTGATCGTATCTGATCGGCTTCTCTTCgagcttcccgttggatagATGCCAAAACTCGCATCAACTGAATCAAACTCCTTGAAACTGTACgagttttgattaaattaacCAAGATTTTGAATGGGAGCCCCCATTTATGAAGTGGGAAAGGGTTTAAAACATTCTTCAGAACATTTCACCTTCCTAAAAACTCCCATATGCAgaatttgtttcgatttgctcgaaaacaacccaaatTATACCGAATTGTAGGTTACGTTTGTGTGGGAGctcttcttttctctttcgtccTCTCCAGGTTCCCCTTTCATTAAGGATTAGATGGCATTCCCCATCGAAATCGCTAGGTTTCGCATCGTGTTTgcataaacacaaacaaatcacactcattgttttaattatttcattttttaagtATTTGTATGTgtatttttcaaacactttcCTAACTATCTGTTCCATTCGGGGCGAAAACTATcgtccaacagcagcagtctATTCCCAAAAAGCGTTAAGAGCTTGGCAACggtgaaaaactttccctGAATTActcttttttccccttttttatgaTATCTAATCCAAAGTGTTCCTGAAGTTTTAGAaatcgtgtttgtttttctttgagAAAGTTATCTGTTTCCATCGTCGTTTTTCTGCCCTCCTTTTTAATTATATGTTCTGCTCATAGTAAATGAAATTTGCCATGTTGTTTTCATTATAACTTTACGCTAAGCTACTCAAACACATAGTATCTATGAAATACAATACTTCGAGTTGATgactttaaatttattttgccgTACGGCAACTTTTGCTAGTAACATCGACTGCCTGACGTAACACTCGGTCTTTGGGGGCTCCTGAAAAGAAATGCCACAGCGAATCCGGAACCATTTAGCCCCACAACAGATGGCGGATAATATACATAACGACATAATGACCATTAAGGAACGTATCAAAACGtgtgtttccctttcttttctaATCACTGATCAGACGCTGACTACGCATCACGCGAGCCACGATCCCCGAGCGAATGGCGTCGCAATCTCCATCGAGCGGCAAGACATTCGCAGACTGACCGTCTTGACCTCGCGTGGCGGAAGCTACGATCGAGTTTTGCGGAAGGCTGGCCGAGCGTTGGGCGCATTAATTGTCGGCACTAATTGGAGCAAATCAAGGAACGATCGCTTAGTGCGGTGCGGGAGcgaagagaaaattaaaaccgaagCCGAGGACGGTTCTGGCTGCGGATGACAGCAGAACCACATTCTGCGTCACTCCAGCTTCCAAGTGCTACACTTTCGATtggctttctctctctcctgcgaggagagagcgagagttcCGCAGTATGTTTGATAATTAGCATTAACGCGGGCAGCCGCTGTCAGAGCCGCAGTCTAATTATGCGCCTCGCAAGAGGAGGATCACCCACCAGTGGTTGTCAGCTCGGTCGTCGATCAACGGGAACCGGTCCACTCGTTATTTGCACGCCTCAGAGTGTGTAGGTCTGTGTGCTTTCATGAGCGATCCCTAATCCAGTGATCGATCACCGTAAAATGCTGGTAGCGGTTGGAACGGATTATGGCGACCGCTGGACTCGTGGGGCGATTCCCACACTTTTCGTGTTCGCGGTTCCTCTTTGTCTTATCACCAGCTCGATTATGTTGCCGGCCAACGGTGCTCCAACGGTGCCAACGAAAGAAAtggtttgtgtgtctgtgaagTGACCAACACCGGCAGCAATCGGATTCACTCACGGCCCTCCAATCTTGGTGTTGTAGCTCGATTTTATGCGCCGCTTCGGGTATCTGGAGAAAGGGCCGACGCAAGCCGAAGCCCTGTACAGCGCGGAGGCGATCGTGGACGCGATCCGACACGTGCAGAAGTTCGGGAACTTGCCCCAAACGGGCGTCCTGGATCGTCGCACTCTACAGGTAGGTAGGGTTCTCGATGGCGCGTAGTACCTGACGACTTGTGAGTCCAAGCAATGAAGGTCCTTAGAAAAACACGTTATAACAACTCGATCATCCATTGGAAAAGGGGTCCCACTGAACCAATTGAGCGATTGTGTCTCAGACTTGCTCAGACCATGTAGTATCACCACCGGTCCGCCGTCTGATCCCTCTTCCCTTTCGAattcccccaaaaaggaaaagcttccccaaaaaccaacacatCTTCATCCTTTCAGCTAATGTCCGcgccacggtgcggtgtggccgACGTAATTCAGCACGATCAATCATTGCGCCATCGGCGATACGTGATCGGTTCGGAGAGCTGGCGGAAGCGGCGCATAACGTACTTGTAAGTGGCCACTTTACCTTCCCCCAGCGACACACCAGAGGGCGGGTATGTTTTATATGTTGCGGGCTCCCATACCTTTCCCCCCCACCGGTGCCAAGTCCCCTCCGACAGTGAGAGAAGGAACGAGCGAAAGTAGACGGGCACCGACCAAACACAGCCCAATCGAACCTCCCAATTGGACCTCCCGCGTCCTTTTATGGCGCAGCGCTATCGATGGGCGATTTTTTATTCCATCCCGGGATGGAGGGGATTGGCGGCACCTGTCAGACACCGGGCTCGCTCGATGCTGTGTCCGGAACGATCGACGATAATCTATGATCGATCATCGAATAAACGAAACGAGTTGACCGGCATTAACCCTTTCGGGACCAGCAAGCCCTCCGATCGGGTTTCGGCGGTCCCATCGGGTGTTGGTTTGCTTAacttttttgacattttaaaCCCGTTTAAACACTGGGGTCAAGCCCCCGGTCAAAATTAGTAAACCACACCCAGTGCGATCGTCATGGTTTGTGGTCGCCGCAAACGGTTCGTTGGGTCCTTTGGcgaaaaataaagcaaaattgCGCACTAATTTTCAATTGCACCGCGACCTTAAACGGCAGCCCGCCGGCCCACTGTCGGCGCCGCATCCGAGGGTTGCGTGCGAAAGCCCCCATTTTTTGCTGACGACAACCCAAACAGTCGGTgaaaaaaaagtaatccaCGTCTCCACcttctcggcggcggccattagCTTTCGCTGCGATACCCATTTTCGTTTAATTGGTACGGCCATTCATTATCCAGCCACGGGCGGGTCAACTTGCCCGTGGCCACAGCATTAGCAGCCAGAGATAGAaggagtgtgtgcgtgtctgtgaaagagagagagagaaagagaggcaaaaAATACCACCCTGTAAATGGAAAGGAATAAACTTTCactttaattgaaaacgaTCATGAGAGTGCAtaggtgcgtgcgtgcgtgcattcCGAGGCCTGAGTCTCGCTGCGCATGATTCGGGGCGGTCAGCCGGTCAGCCGTTCGGACAGGTGCCATTTGGACATTAgcattttcatcgatttccAGCCTGCAACTGGAAAGGAATATTGAATTCCTCGCACTCACGGCGAGCGGGCCTCATTTGATTGGCAATTTGCAATTAACCGGCAATCACGGCTGGGTTGTCCATGGATCCTCCCAGAACTTGTACAACGTTATAACAGTGACAATCTGAACTTGGGACACCGTTTCCGTGGGCCATCTCAGGGGTGGGGGTTTCACCTGGTCTTGCCACTTCTAATGTCGGTCCGGAAACGGTCTTAAACAGCATAGCGAATTGGTCGAGCAAGGTCGGCGAAGAGTCGGTGGCCAGGTTTATGGCCAAAGCGTTCGGCGAGTGGAGCAAGTACAGCAAGCTGCGCTTCGTGCGAGTTTACGACCCATCGGCGGACATCATAGTCGGTTTTGGTAGCGGTCACCACGGGGACAAGTGAGTAGCGGAGTAGTATCTGAAAGGTGTGACCACCAAGTAAAtcaatgttgccaaaaacgAATACTCCCAAAATAATAGTTACCCGTTCGATGGTCCGGGCAATATTCTGGCGCACGCCTTCTACCCGTACGAGATGAACGCGTACGGCGGTGACATCCActtcgacgaggacgagaattggaaggaaaattcGACGCACCTTAGTGAAGGGGTCGATTTCTACTCGGTTGCCATTCACGAGCTGGGCCACTCGCTGGGCCTTGCGCATTCGCCCGTCTACTCGTCGCTCATGTTCCCGTACTACAAAGGCATCACGCAGGGGACGCTCGACTACGACGATATTCTGGCCATGTACCAGCTGTACAGTGAGTGGCTTTGCCGTAGGGGTTTGCAGCAGGGCAGTTAAAAATGGGTGAATCTCCGTCTTCGCAGTACAAAACCGGCACATAACGGAGGATCCTGACTGGATGTACACCACGGAAACGACCCCGGAGATCACGGAGGTCATCACTGTAACGGCTGCCCCTCGGCTGCCTGATCTGGAGGTCGAGACCGATGGGCACGTTCCCTCcagtagcaccaccaccgaggtgTACAACGTTCCGATCACATACGTCGGGGACTACGAGACGGTGGACGATCACATCATTCGGCATcattcgccaccaccggtatCGCTGGCACCGGAACCTCACCCGATCCCGGACATCTGTAGCGGGAGTTTCGATGCGATCGGTTTGTTGCGTGGGGAAGTGTTCATCTTCAAAGGACCCTACCTGTGGAGGCTGACCGAAAAGTATCGCATAAAGGAAGGCTATCCGGTGC encodes the following:
- the LOC131210657 gene encoding matrix metalloproteinase-2-like encodes the protein MLVAVGTDYGDRWTRGAIPTLFVFAVPLCLITSSIMLPANGAPTVPTKEMLDFMRRFGYLEKGPTQAEALYSAEAIVDAIRHVQKFGNLPQTGVLDRRTLQLMSAPRCGVADVIQHDQSLRHRRYVIGSESWRKRRITYFIANWSSKVGEESVARFMAKAFGEWSKYSKLRFVRVYDPSADIIVGFGSGHHGDNYPFDGPGNILAHAFYPYEMNAYGGDIHFDEDENWKENSTHLSEGVDFYSVAIHELGHSLGLAHSPVYSSLMFPYYKGITQGTLDYDDILAMYQLYIQNRHITEDPDWMYTTETTPEITEVITVTAAPRLPDLEVETDGHVPSSSTTTEVYNVPITYVGDYETVDDHIIRHHSPPPVSLAPEPHPIPDICSGSFDAIGLLRGEVFIFKGPYLWRLTEKYRIKEGYPVQIWQVFRGFPQTVTHIDAVYERLDDNAIVLFSGRFYWVFDALNYLQPEVRPITDFGLPEDLKRLDAALVWPKNDKTYFFAGDQFWRYNDTAGEMDEGYPLSMDRWFGIPSNIDGATAVASGKTYFFKGNFYWLYNNERVRPERGYPRRTGTIWLGCR